From the candidate division WOR-3 bacterium genome, the window AATTTATCCACGAAGTTTTAGTTGACCTATTAATTATGCAGAGAGAGATTCATCCGGAGGTCTTTGCGGTAATGGATGGCACGGTTTGTGGTAATGGCGCCGGACCAAGAACCATGGTTCCCTACATCGGCAACCTAATTCTTGCTTCCTTTGATTCGGTGGCGATTGATGCGGTGGCGGCAAAAATTATGGGTTTTGAACCATTGAAGATTGATTACTTAAAAATTGCCCACGAGATGGGTTTAGGGATAGCCGATTTAAATAAAATTAAAGTTATCGGGGAAGATATCTCCGGAATGAATTTCGGCTTTAAGACAAAAAGGAGTTTTGTCATCTTTGGCGACCAGGCTTTACGCAAAGGTTTTTTAAGACCATTGAAAAAGATTGCCCTCCACTCTCCCCTCTGGATTTGGGCACCAATCGCCTCCACTATCTATCACGATTACCTCTGGTATCCTCTAATTGGCTATTGGCGCAAGAAACATTTTTTGAAAACGGAATGGGGGAAATTATTTCTCTCCTATATCGGCAAAGAGAAATGAAGGGCTCCTACCTCTTACTCTTAAAAAGTGATAAGGAACAGGTAATCAAAGTTGGGGCATTGGGAAAGATCAATTTTCCACCTGGTTATTATCTTTATGTTGGTTCTGCCTTGAATAACTTAGAAAAAAGAATAAAACGGCACAAAAGAAAAAGGAAGAAGAAATTCTGGCATATTGATTATCTCACAACCAAGTTTCAATTTCTGGGGACGAAAGAGTTTC encodes:
- a CDS encoding GIY-YIG nuclease family protein, translating into MKGSYLLLLKSDKEQVIKVGALGKINFPPGYYLYVGSALNNLEKRIKRHKRKRKKKFWHIDYLTTKFQFLGTKEFPSTKKTECQIASCLKKRLFPLKGFGASDCSCPSHLFYFPNLFPVKNLSLTKKNFPVS
- a CDS encoding DUF362 domain-containing protein codes for the protein MSEVFVLKTSPERVIEDYRRIMNLAGYKEKVPKEREIIIKLNLSWTIFYPASSSPPWQLEGVLSALTDFGYNKTKLYPVENKTVVTNARKGAKNQGWLSVLERYGIPFYPLPEQEWVKFTPKAPLLKLDKIFPEGIYVPKLFFGKSIIHLPTMKTHGHSITTGAIKNAFGGLLKEVRHYGHEFIHEVLVDLLIMQREIHPEVFAVMDGTVCGNGAGPRTMVPYIGNLILASFDSVAIDAVAAKIMGFEPLKIDYLKIAHEMGLGIADLNKIKVIGEDISGMNFGFKTKRSFVIFGDQALRKGFLRPLKKIALHSPLWIWAPIASTIYHDYLWYPLIGYWRKKHFLKTEWGKLFLSYIGKEK